From the Colletotrichum lupini chromosome 10, complete sequence genome, one window contains:
- a CDS encoding methyltransferase, whose protein sequence is MDPFRIIFLASYLNLPRLLLGRPSPVIYASPELGEASSFTRTKPKRPEYGGSLSAYTQEGPSRAVTMGTSSNPGSPSRGPSEGSRRDDDASASAAPTAGGSSTEQTTTTTTVSDTTTTSTDPIPAQSSISGPPVQSFAGPSAEHPLEAGGTDDDDEFTPSVFDGSSIADDRSQRTDSTSLNSSVYEHSFQHGRRYHKFRHGRYPIPNDETEQNREDMLHAMMLEATDGKLYFAPIGDNPQKIIDLGTGTGIWAIEMGDLFPSAEIHGLDLSPIQPVWVPPNVKFLVDDVEDTWLNGTNFDFVHLRNMVPVLKSPVGLLRNAFEHMKPGGWVELQDVDGQVHCDDGTMPSDWPLVRFTNHLVEAFAKFGTNSHAAVFGRQYLEQAGFVNIQHHTVKLPYGTWPRDKIMRLIGMYYRTACEEFFPVVGAIHFQMLGWSKIEMEVLFAECRNAMRDPNVHAYGLAGQASSVKG, encoded by the exons ATGGACCCCTTCCGGATAATTTTCCTCGCGAGCTATCTAAACCTGCCGCGCCTGCTTCTTGGCCGGCCTTCTCCTGTTATCTACGCCAGTCCAG AACTTGGCGAGGCTTCGAGTTTCACGCGGACTAAGCCCAAAAGGCCCGAGTACGGCGGTAGCTTGAGTGCATACACTCAAGAAGGTCCTAGCCGTGCTGTTACGATGGGCACATCAAGCAATCCCGGAAGCCCTAGCAGGGGCCCTTCTGAGGGCTCGCGACGCGACGATGATG CGTCAGCATCTGCCGCACCTACGGCTGGCGGTTCAAGCACGGagcagacgacgacgacgacgacagtCTCCGATACAACGACGACATCAACCGATCCAATTCCAGCCCAATCAAGCATTTCCGGCCCTCCTGTACAAAGCTTCGCCGGGCCCTCCGCCGAACATCCCCTCGAGGCCGGCGGCAccgacgatgatgatgaatTTACTCCCAGCGTCTTTGACGGATCGTCAATAGCCGACGACAGGAGTCAAAGGACTGACTCAACCTCCCTGAACTCTAGTGTCTATGAGCATAGCTTTCAGCACGGCCGGCGTTACCATAAGTTCCGGCACGGACGGTACCCGATCCCCAACGACGAGACGGAGCAGAACCGCGAGGACATGTTGCATGCGATGATGCTGGAAGCCACGGATGGGAAGCTTTACTTTGCGCCTATCGGGGATAACCCACAGAAAATTATCGATCTCGGCACGGGAACTGGTATCTGGGCAATTGAGA TGGGCGATTTGTTCCCAAGCGCGGAGATCCATGGCCTCGACTTGAGCCCTATCCAGCCCGTTTGGGTACCACCGAATGTCAAGTTCTTAGTAGATGATGTTGAGGATACTTGGTTGAACGGCACAAATTTTGACTTTGTCCACCTACGAAATATGGTGCCCGTTCTCAAGTCACCCGTTGGCCTGCTACGGAATGCATTCGA GCACATGAAGCCCGGCGGCTGGGTCGAACTTCAGGATGTTGACGGCCAAGTTCACTGTGACGATGGCACGATGCCTTCTGACTGGCCCCTTGTCCGCTTCACGAACCATCTCGTAGAAGCATTCGCGAAGTTTGGGACAAATTCTCATGCCGCTGTGTTTGGACGGCAGTATTTGGAGCAGGCCGGATTCGTCAACATCCAACATCACACAGTGAAGTTACCGTATGGCACATGGCCCAGGGATAA AATTATGCGACTAATTGGCATGTATTACCGCACCGCCTGCGAAGAATTCTTCCCAGTAGTAGGTGCAATCCACTTTCAGATGTTGGGATGGAGTAAGATCGAGATGGAAGTTCTCTTCGCCGAATGTCGGAATGCCATGAGAGACCCTAATGTACATGCTTACG gcctcgccggtcaggcctcgtcggttaagggatag